The following proteins come from a genomic window of Corynebacterium falsenii:
- a CDS encoding glucose-6-phosphate dehydrogenase assembly protein OpcA — MIIDLPNTSTHIISQKLSALREERGEVATGRVLTLIVVASSEDDLPRIIDATHEASREHPARVLILVNHRKSDEVHLDAEIRLGGDAGASEIIVMHNHGELVAHRASVVTPLLLPDTPIVAWWPTNGPRNPAADAIGMLATRRITDSLHDDDTDALFRRRMTYTRGDSDMAWSRITLWRGLLASSLDQPPYEPIDSVELTGPADDPSTDIAAGWLAEKLQVPVTRHNSGTDAIPRDDKGNKTISIEKAVLHRESATVEVTVVDSETVSMKVGDKESLVTLGRRPLADCLAEELRHLDPDYAFGHALRGLVRVNRPERTNRLPNYRGASIPDEAPDRWSASVADDHFAEQESRR; from the coding sequence ATGATTATCGACCTACCGAACACCAGCACCCACATCATTAGCCAAAAACTCAGCGCCCTACGCGAGGAGCGCGGCGAGGTGGCCACCGGCCGCGTGCTCACGCTCATTGTCGTGGCATCCAGCGAGGACGACCTGCCCCGCATCATCGACGCCACGCACGAGGCCTCGCGCGAGCACCCCGCGCGCGTGCTCATCCTCGTCAACCACCGCAAGTCCGACGAGGTGCACCTCGACGCGGAGATCCGTCTCGGTGGCGACGCGGGTGCGTCCGAGATCATCGTGATGCACAACCACGGCGAGCTGGTGGCTCATCGCGCCTCGGTGGTTACTCCCCTGCTGCTGCCCGACACACCCATCGTGGCCTGGTGGCCGACGAACGGACCCCGCAACCCCGCGGCCGATGCTATTGGCATGCTCGCGACCCGCCGCATCACGGATTCTTTGCACGACGACGATACGGACGCCCTGTTCCGGCGGCGGATGACATACACCCGCGGCGACTCTGACATGGCGTGGAGCCGGATCACCCTGTGGCGCGGCCTGCTCGCATCATCCCTCGATCAGCCGCCCTACGAACCCATCGATTCCGTAGAGCTGACAGGCCCCGCTGATGATCCCTCGACGGATATCGCCGCGGGGTGGCTCGCGGAGAAGCTCCAGGTTCCGGTGACCAGGCACAACAGCGGAACAGATGCCATCCCCCGCGACGATAAGGGCAACAAAACAATTTCTATCGAAAAGGCTGTTCTGCACCGCGAATCAGCTACGGTTGAGGTGACCGTTGTCGACTCCGAGACGGTGTCGATGAAGGTCGGAGACAAAGAGTCGCTGGTGACGCTCGGGCGCCGCCCACTGGCCGACTGCCTCGCCGAGGAGCTGCGGCACCTCGACCCCGACTACGCGTTCGGGCATGCGTTGCGAGGACTAGTCCGAGTCAACCGACCCGAGCGCACTAACCGGCTGCCGAACTACCGTGGCGCATCGATCCCGGATGAGGCTCCCGACCGGTGGAGTGCATCCGTCGCCGATGACCACTTTGCTGAGCAGGAGTCCCGCCGATGA